TTCAAGATGTTTAACCCACAAAGCATCTAGAGAGTTCACCATTCTCCAAGCCAGTCTGGCAAGAAGAGTTCAATTCATAATAGCAGATTGTTTGATATCGATATCTCTTAATTCTTTAGCTTGATCAACATCTTTTCATCTTCTAAAGTATatacttttctttccttgttttTTATTCCATCAAAATCTCATCCAAATAGAATCAAGTTTATCTGTCATTTTTTTTGGCATAGGAAAGACAACCATTTGGTGAGTACCTAGAATGAATAAGGATAGTTCTTTATAGTTGGTTCAAAAATTGACCATTCCAGTTAGCAAGCCTATCCTCTATGGTTAAAAAATTGACCTTTCCACCCTCGACCACTTGACTCCATTTTTTTTCGTTATGTTGAAGGATGTGTGTCTTGATCCTTGGATAAACACAATTTATAAAGGGGGATACCAATATTATTTGGGGTGATACTAATCCATATAGGACAAATAAATATTAACAGATCCTGACCGCTAGATCGCTAAATTGGTATCACCCCGCTAACAGTAGTATTCCTTTATAAATCATGTGGATAAGAACATGGCATCCCCTAAATcttaaatatttatatttataaggGTATTTATTTAATTTAACCTCTTACAGCTTTGTTTCTGAAGAATCGATCGGGAAAATTAGTTTGTTTTGAAGCTCTCAGCAAATTAAACAGTCTGATACTCAAGAGGTACGTAAAACTCCATTAACATCTCTCTCTATTTCTATCATGTAACTCATGTTAAGTTTTGGGTTTTAACCAGCACAGGTTTAGGGTTAGTTTTGTTTTCTTAAAATGATTAAGAAATTAAATTGGATAAATCAAGACTTGGTGACTGATACATCTCAAGTATGGTGTGGATGCCAGGAAAAATGAAAGAGATAGTTTCTTctataattagggttttagcaGGGTTTCTGCTGCATGATCTTTGATAGGCATTAAGGATCTCATTTGATACACTTAGTAGTTTTCAAGCTCCTTAAGCGTTTGCTAATATTCCTCATAGAATAGTTTCCGTACAATTGCTTTGAAGTGTGATGGTTTCAACATACCAAACAGAGTTTGGAAATGGTGGTCGATCAGACTTAGACCCGAATATTTTTCTGGCTCGACATTTATTTGAAACTGGCCACTTAAACCACCAGTGTATTACCTGTTTCTAATGGATCTGCAGGAGATTTATGAATAGAGAATGGCAATTGGGGTTTCATTAGAGAACCATGGAGGGTGTGTTACTAGAGCATTACATTTCGTGTAGATGGCACCTTTTCTCATAATTCTGTCATGAGTATTAAACTCCTTGTGTTGGTTTGTAATATTTGTTAGGATTTATGATTGTTGGATTTTCGTTAATGTTGCGAAATATCTAGTCTGCATCATGGTGTAAGGACAAAACAGCATACATGGATAATGGGTGCTATTGAAGCTACAATTATAGTTAGGTTTTGTGGCATTGATAGGTTATTATGTTTTCACATCAAAACTACGAAGCCTAATGTGTGTATGGGTTTACATATTATAAATGAGTCATATGACTAGATGGATGAATTGTTACAGTGTTCAATCATTGGTGACGCAGGCTTTTCCATCGTTTACAAGCCTGGTTTTATAGTACCAGTTGAACCCCAAGTAAGCTTAGAATCTGGCACAAGTGAGGCTCATGTACGACGGTCCGCAAGTTTTGACTTACCAAGATATCAGACACCtctgaatttttatttttatattggtaAAGAAATAACTAGTGTAGTTTCTGTCAAAACAGTTCTGCAAGGAACATAAAGAAGAAATCCAGGGTTCGCTTGTACGCATACCCTATTTATAGGAGAAAATAGTCAATAGCATGCTGCACATTTGTGATTTTAGTTTCTGGTTTCCCCTAGTGTTTAGTACTTCTCTTTCCATTGATATGATGGACATGGTATTGAAATACTGAACTACTATTTGAGGTAGTCTCCTGAATTGAAGGTAATGGGTAGTCTCCGTATGTTTGTCAAGGATGATAGATCAGAAAAGTTTAATCTTTTTATGTTGTATATCCTAAAAACTGTAATTTCAATCTCAAGGGATAATGATGGTCATGTGCAGTGATGACATATTGAAATTAAATGTCTTCTAGCTGGTTTTTTAATCTTCAATGTTATTGATGAAATGCAATGCAAATCGAATGAAATATGATGATTCTATTTTGTCCTCGCGTGATTCTTAATTTTTGTTTAGCATGTGTAAACTCTGTTCAGAGCAGTTGACATTATGGTGCATTCTAATAGATATTTCATATGTGTTTGTCTTTCCTTTTCGGCTCTTCAGCTGAAATTACTTCTATAACTTAATATCGTCTGCACTTTCCAATTCTCAGGACTTGTGTGAAGTAGACTACTTTTTAAAATACTTAGGAAACGAGGGAACCATGGCAGGGAAAGTGGCAAAATCTGTAGTCAAAACAGCTGGAGAGTATCAGTATCCATGGAAAGAGAAGCTGGCAAAGTACGGAAATGAGCTCGCCAAGGGAGTATGGGGTTATTGGGAGTTGGGGGCATGGAAGGATTTGAGTATGAGTGCACGTCATCGGGCTCGTCTCCGCAAGGAAGTCCTTCTTGCAGGGCAAGATTGGCCATACGATCCAGCAAGGAAAGAGATGAGAACCAAGAGAAAGGGACACAAGTGCGACAGAATATCTGCTGAAAAGCGGGCAAATACTGCTGAGTTAATGAAGAAAATGCCTGCTATGCTACTTGATTACAAGAAGCGCAGATGGGAGAAGAAGTTGAAAGCAGAGGAAGCCAAAAAAACCTAAGTCTGCACACTCTCTGCTTTATTGTTTTTTTACTTGTTTCCTAGTAAAGACTTCTTTAGTTTTGGAATAACTTCGTTTTATGCAGTATTTCGACTGTAATGAATTTTTGAAGCTATAAAGTTTCCTTTACATCTGTACTTATTTTTCTTAAAAAGAGATTgatgttctttttctttctttattgatCATCATTCATGTTATCTAGTTTGATTATTTGGTGAAATGGTATATTATGCTTGGTAGGCCTTTCTAGGAGAACAGTCTTATCTTTTGAAGTTGTAAAGCAGGTATCGCTGTGGCAGTTGAAATGAGATGAAGCTGAGAAATGGTGAAGTCAAAACCCCTACTTTGGATGATGCAATCTGGAGGTATACTACCTACCAAGTGAAGGAGGGTGGGAGTCGAACTGGTATTGCAACTTTTACAAGTAAAATGTCAATAGTAGAGACCATTGAGATACGGAAGAAAGATAGGTGCAACTGAAATAGGTGTACACTCAATTCATCTCTGCTTTAACCAACAAACCTACCAACCAACAAACCTTCTAAACCACGCAAAACAACTGAGCGGAAAAAGAGTTTGATCCTTAATCTCTTCATACTTATTCTACTCTCTATTAATAGCTTCATAAATCTTAAATCATTACAAACTGCAGCTCTTAATCATGGTGATACATAGCCTGGTAATAAACTTTATGGTTCATTTGATTAgtctaagaagaaaaaaagaagtcaaGGCCACAACACCAAGTCCAAATGCAGAGAAAGAATTGAATGGCCAAGAGAAGATAGATCAACTGTGTGCATCAAAATCGGCGGAAAGTGAAGTGGCAACGAGCTGTGGTggaagtgatgatgaagaatgtaGTGTGTGTTTATCGGGATTGAAAGAAGGCGATGAGACACGGACACTTCCTTGCTTCCATGTGTTTCATAAAGTTTGTGTTGGGAGATGGTTGGATTTGTTTGGTAAAACATGTCCACTTTGCAGGTTCTCGGTTGAAAAGGATGAGGAATCGGATAAGAAAACGTCTGAACTGACTGAAGAAATGGTGATTTGGTTTTCTTCATTCCATGCTTCTGGTTTCTAGTATCTCCAGAAACCAACCGGAGACCAAACCAAAAACTCAAAAGAAGATTAAAGACTTAAAATCACAGATGTCCAAGTTCCAAATTGTGGAAAGAATCACTtcttaaaaaactaaaaacaaaatgtTGAATGAAAGTGTAAAGATATGTCCAGTTTATGTCTGTCTGTTGCGCGAGTGTAATGATGATACATGAGTTTGGCCCTGTCTCATTTGCAATGGAAAGACCTTCATTCATAATCTAATCTTCCTTCCCTTGACAACTCTGTTTTTCTATTGAAAACAAGAACAGATTGTCAAAATGTCAAGGACTATGAGAGATAACACGTAGACAATCACTTGGGCACGCTCATGAATCCATGATACGGGATTTTGTTCAAAATGGCCGAATCGGCTAAAGGAGAGGCATTTGTCGTATGCTGAATCAAGACTTGAGTCAGACGTCAGACTTGTTATGTTCATATGTGGGAAGTGGAGTGGGCATGTCCTGCCATGCTGTCAAAGCCACCATCgaccatatatatatagagagtaGACCGTCCACCAGCATTAATGCaagaatgatttttttagggaccatgggttttttgaggggatcatggttttattaggccaccttccctatagcaATAAaaggtgtcctaaaacgttgaaatgactaacctacccttaacctaatttaaattaaaaccaacctaataaccacctatatataaccaccaccaccgtccaccaccgccgattaccaccaccacctctgattatcaccaccaccaaccaccgattaccaccaccacgaccaccacccaccaccgccgattaccaccaccagcatctccgattatcaccaccaccaaccaccaccacctcctcccaccaccaccaccaccgcctatttaagaaatgtaacaacatcaatgcaatcacaattaagttcggttacataataattttaccgagtataaaagacgccagccgcaacctgattctgccatcgGACCACTCcgaaggtattttccaacaaacccttcgctttaatttgattttgattgcttcaatcgaacagaaatcatcaaaataggattttaataggagttaaagagccatgttcggttaggtcgattttccaaaaaatcctagtttactaaccgaacttcttgaaaatgaagaacacgaagaacagttcggttctattggatttaaaactaagtcaccgaactctctgttcggttgtttcacaaaaaaaattaaaattacaaagtaaccgaactccacccttagaaccgaaaaaaaaaacaaatccagtctaaccgaactgtgttgttgtggccactatgttgagttccaaaacaatcgaacttagccaatagagttcggtttgttcgcaaaaaattttaaaactacaaagtaaccggacttagccaatagacgctggaactacacattatttttgtttgttaagttcggtaacttcacaattttaccgcagaaaccgaactcagagttcggttggttagctgttaggttcaagtttgcgaaagaaccgaacttcgtaaacttatatactctcaTATTACGTAAatttcggttagatcaaaagtgcatgcagtttgcgaaccaaccgaactttgtacaccaaagttcggttagttgagaaccaaccgaacataacgctgtaactcctagaaattctattattagagagttcggtaacctgcgtgtttggaacaagtaaccgaactacactttcagatgagttcggttacttgttcatctcacggggcaaccgaactacagcttcagatgagttcggttacttgttcttcatataaagtaaccgaactgttcaaaatccagttcaaatccggatcattttgaagattaaaaaatattttaggagaggatggagatgaagaatcagatgagttttcatcatttgaatactcaaacttagtgaattggattattttccatgtttttctccttcatcttctctaactctactctctcaataattctactcaactaataataaacccatcttttaatttaatctcactaattgtttttaactaaatcattcactaatcataacctaaaattaattaaaagggtagattaggtattaaataaataactagatatggggtgacctagaattacttctaatgcctttacccaaaataaaaccatggtcccccccccaaaaaaccatggtccccaaaaattcATTCTAATACAAATACAACTTGATTGCAAACACAAAGGACCATTATGATCAAGCCCATCCTTTTTTCCTTTAAAATGCATTGTAGTCATTTATCACGAGTTATTGTACATTGTATTTGTTATCACGAGTTATTGTACAAAGATTGAAGAACATTTTAGCCTCATTTATCaccaaatttgaaaagaaaatttcaaGAGAAGGACCGGATATCTCAAAGCTGTCTTTTCTACGAAAATTCTCGAGGTAcaacaaaataaatctcaaagtcTAATAGGGTTAAGATGTTCTGTTCCCAATTCTTACTAGTCTTTATCATCGTCGTAGACCCCTCACTGGGTTCCCCTTTGTTAGAAGATAGTCTCATTCTAGGGTTGTACGCCAGTGTGTTAATCATTTCTATTTTgcctttgttgttgttgttagttgTCATGTTGCTTACTTCAGTTATGGTTCTATCTATCTTCACTTCAGCATATGCTACAAATGTTGAAGTCTTCTATGGTAATAGATGTGCAATCATAACCATTGAATGAAATAAATTCTTTCATGGTAtcatatttttaggtttttctaTCCTATCAACAATCGTCATCCTCATCACAACATCCAACAACAACGACGTCTCATCTGACTAAGAAATCATAACTCCACCACAAAACACTAATTATACATACAATTATCTTCAATCAACACCCTTTACAAACATCTTAAACTATGTTTCTGAGAAATTGGAAGACTCCAACTACTTAATCTGGAAATTTCAAATGGAATCTATTCTTATTAGCACAGATTTGTTCGGTTTCACTGATGGTTCCGTCCCTTTACCTCCTTCTACAATCATCACTGCTACAGGCACTATACCAAATGCAAATTACGCCCTTTGGAGAAAGTTGGATCGATTTGTTATCAGCTGTCTTAATGCAACTTTTACATCCCCTGTGTCTAAAGATATACTGGGTTCTACTACTTCTAGACAAGTATGGGAATATCTTGCGACTTCTTTCTTGAATCATTTTGTAGCTAGAAAGTCTATGTTAAGGAACCAACTGTTTAACATGAAACGGGGTGTTGATTCACTTACGATCTATCCACAAA
This is a stretch of genomic DNA from Papaver somniferum cultivar HN1 chromosome 1, ASM357369v1, whole genome shotgun sequence. It encodes these proteins:
- the LOC113291145 gene encoding uncharacterized protein LOC113291145, yielding MAGKVAKSVVKTAGEYQYPWKEKLAKYGNELAKGVWGYWELGAWKDLSMSARHRARLRKEVLLAGQDWPYDPARKEMRTKRKGHKCDRISAEKRANTAELMKKMPAMLLDYKKRRWEKKLKAEEAKKT
- the LOC113337268 gene encoding E3 ubiquitin-protein ligase RNF181 homolog; the protein is MKLRNGEVKTPTLDDAIWRYTTYQVKEGGSRTGIATFTSKMSIVETIEIRKKDSLRRKKEVKATTPSPNAEKELNGQEKIDQLCASKSAESEVATSCGGSDDEECSVCLSGLKEGDETRTLPCFHVFHKVCVGRWLDLFGKTCPLCRFSVEKDEESDKKTSELTEEMVIWFSSFHASGF